AGTGGAAGTGGACGGACTACAAGATGATGGACAACGGGTATCTGCCAGGAATGAGCGCCTCTGAAGTGCGCTCGCCCGTGTGGCTGGTGGTCTGTATTGACAACACGGACTGGTGGCCGCGGCATCCACGAGGCACGGCTGCGAAAAATTACAACGATGGAGGGAGCAATCTGGCGTTCCTGGACGGACACGCGGCGTATTTTCCGAAGGAACGCTACAACGACGGCAACAAGCGATCCGGTCCCGATGTGGACGACGCAGGAGCCACTCCTTTCTGGAACTGGGGGCTTCCCCGGGATTACTGGATTCCGGAATGATCCCTGTGCTGTTGGCATTGATGCTCGCGGGAACCGCCGCGGCGGGAGGCGAGCTGCGAGATGACCGCAGCTACCTGATCCAGGTTGCTCGCGAGACGTGGCGCTACTTTGAAGAGTGCCGCGACCCGGTATCCGGCCTGGTCTGGGATCACTGCGGGGAGACTGGCGCTGAAGGTCGGGGAGAGTATACCAGCCCCACGAATATCGCCCTAGACCTCACCTCGACGCTTGCGGCGATGGACCTCGGCATCATCACGCGGCAGCAGGCACAGGAGCGCATCGAAACGATTGTCGGCACACTTCAAAAGCTGGATCGGTACCGGGGGTTTTTCTTCAATTTTTATGAAACTGCCACGCTGAAGCCGACAGTACGCTTCCTTTCTTTTGTGGACAACGGCTGGCTGACCCTGGCGCTTCTGGCCGTCCGGCAGGAGTTTCCGGGAGATATGGGGGAGCGGGCCACCGCCATATTGAACAGCCAGGACTATGCATTCTTTTATGACCGGAAGGCCGGTTTGATGTATCACGGGTTCCATACGGATCGCAGGGGGATCCGCTACGGCCACTATGCTATCTTTTGCTCCGAACCCCGGGCGGCATCGCTTCTGGCCATCTCTCGCGGCGATGTGCCGGTGGAGCACTGGTTCCGGATGGAGAGAGCGCGTCCGGCCGAGGGGAAGGATTACAGGAAAGGAGAGATGCGCCGTTACTGCGGCGTCGACGTCCAGGAGAGCTACTTCGTCTACCGCGGTGTGCCCGTTGTGCCCAGCTGGGGCGGAAGCATGTTCGAGTTTTTGATGCCATCCCTGTTCATTGACGAGTCCAGGTATGCGCGCACCAGTCTGGCCGAAAACAATCGCCGCGCCGTAGATGCGCAGATTGCGTTTGCCGCGGAGAGGGGAATGCCTGCCTGGGGACTGTCGCCGTGCGCCAATCCGGCTGGCGGATATGGAGAGTACGGCGCTGCACCCATCGGGGTACAGGGGTATGCAGAGGGCGTAGTGACCCCGCACGCCTCGTTTCTGGCACTGGAGATCCGCCCTGCAGAGTCGCTGGCCAACATCCGGAAAATGGAACAGCTGTATGCCATCCGTGGTCACTACGGGTTCCGGGACTCTGTGGACACGTCTTCCGGCCGGGTAGCCAGTGTGTATCTGGCGCTTGACCAGGGCATGATCCTCACCGCCATCGGCAACTATCTGACGGGCGGCTCGATCCGCCGGCGCGTTATGCGGGATCCATCCATGAAGAAGGCTACCAGGATTCTTGCAATGGAGCGCTTTTTCTGAAGGAAATGGGGCAAGGAAAGTGGCTGCTTCCAGAACACCACCGAACATCTTCGACGTGGCCCGTCGGGCGGGGGTTTCCAAGTCCACGGTTTCGCGCGTTCTGAACGGGTCGGATCGCGTGAGCGAAGCCTCCCGACAGGCGGTTCTCCGGGCAATGGAAGACCTCGGCTTTCGGCCGAACAGCGCCGCCAGGCGTCTTGCAGGCTCGGCGGACCGGCGCATTGGTCTGTTGCTGCCTTTTTTCGGAAGCATGTTCTCATCCTTTTACGTGTATGAGATCATCCGTGGGGTGGGTCAGGTGGTTTCGGAACGCGATACGGAACTGCTGCTCCATTTTCAGCACGAAGACCGCAATGGACATAACCTCCGGCGGCGTTTGACAGCCAATGGTGCGCTTGGCGGATGGGTCATCGCAGATGAAATGGTGGACGACGGGCTACTGGAAGAGGTTCGCGAGGCTGGAATCCCCTTTGTGTTGCTGAACAGAGAGTCCTCCGTTCCGTGGTCTTCCTGGGCCACAGTGGATAACCGGGGCGCCGCAGAGGCAGTTGTGGAATATCTCGTTTCTCTCGGACACACGTTTATCGCCACGCTGACTGGTCCGCTTCACCAGCCTCCCGCCCGGGAGCGCCTGGAAGGCTTCCAAGCGGCGATGGCTGCGCGGGGTCTTGAGGTTCCGGATGGTTGGGTGGCCCGCTGCGACTTTCAGCGGCAGCTGGCAGCGGAAGAGACAGTCAGAATGCTTCGAGAACGTCCCCGTCCGACGGCTATCTTTGCGGCGTCGGACCTGATGGCCGCCGGCGCATATGAGGCTGCCTCGTCGCTTGGGTTGCGGATCCCGGAGGATCTCTCGGTGGTGGGCTTCGACGACGACTTCATTGCGGCTCAGTTGATTCCCCGCCTGACTACGGTCCGCCAGCCCCTCCAGGATGCGGCGCGGGCGGCCACATCCTGGTTGCTGGATCATCTGGAAGAAAGAAACGGACAACCGCTACGTGTGAGATTGCCGGCTTTTCTGGTGGAACGCGACTCCTGTGCGCCGCCCTCCCGGGCGGACAACAGCAAGGGGAGCAGACCATGAACGCCGCGGTCGCGGGGAGGTTGAGTGCAGCCGGGCGGACCCGCTTCGGTCATTTCTCGGAAGACGGCAGGGAATTCGTCATCCGCCGGCCAGACACTCCGCGGCCCTGGGTGAACGTTCTGTGCAACGACGATCCGGGATACGGGTGCATTTGGAGCCAGGCGGGAGGTGGTTATAGCTGGCTGGTCAACGCGGAGTTGAACCGGATCACCTTCTGGCAGCAGGACCTGATCCGGGATGACCGTGGGCGTTTTATCTATCTGCAGGATGCCCGGACCGGCGAGCTCTGGTCGGCCGGGTACCAGCCTGTCCGGCGGAAGCCCGAAGCCTTCGAATGCCGCCATGGGGCGGGCTACTCCGTCCTTAGCTCCCAGAACTCGGGCGTTCTCAGCCGGTTGACGGTCTTTGTGCCGCCGGCAGCGCCGCTGGAGGTCTGGCTGCTGGAGGTTGCAAACTTCTCGGGAGCCCCGCGCGATATCCTGGTTACCAGCTATCTGGAATGGTGCCTGGGCACAGCGCACGACACTCACCGGGAGTTCCATCGCATCTTCATAGAAACGGAGTTCATCCGAGAACGCAGCGCCATCTTGGCGCGCAAGCGTCTGTGGGCCATCCCAAACGCCCTGGGCCAGGGATGGAACCGCAACTGGGAGGGAACGGCATTTCACGCTTGCTCCCTACCCGTCGCCGCGTTCGAGTGCGACCGGGAGGTGTTTGTCGGGAGATACGGTTCTCTGGAATCGCCTGCCGCTTTGACTAACGGGCGGATGGCGGGGACCAGCGGACGATGGGGGGATCCCATCGCATCCCTTCAGGCCCCCCTCCGCTTGGGACCGGGTGAGTCGGCGGAGTTGGTCTTCGTTCTGGGCGCAGCCAATAGCGACGCAGTTGCGTTGTCTCTGGCGGAGCAGTACTGCAACGTCAAGCGTGCGGCCGAGGCGCTCCGCGAAACTCAGCTATGGTGGAGAAACCGTCTGGATGGCTACTCGGCCGAGACCCCGGACCCGGGACTGAATGCTCTGCTTAATACTTGGCTCCGCTATCAGGCCATGGCGGGGCGCCTCTGGGGGCGCAGCGGATACTATCAACCGGGCGGGGCATACGGCTTCCGTGATCAGCTACAAGACAGCCTGGTCTTCCTGCCGACAGAGCCGGATCGGACCCGCCGTCAGATCCTGCTGCACGCGGCACACCAGTTCTCTGCCGGGCACGTGTTCCACTGGTGGCAGCCGATCGCCGAGTCCGGCGCGCACAGCAGGTTTTCAGACGATCTCCTCTGGCTACCGTTTGCGGTGCTGGCCTATATCCGGGAGACCGGCGACACGGCCATCCTGAATTTTCAAGCGCCTTTTGTGGACGGCCCTTCGGATACCATCCGGAACCACTGCGAGCGCGCGCTCGATCTGGCCCTGTCCCGAAGGAGTCCCCGTGGCCTGCCGCTCATGGGCGAGGGGGACTGGAACGATGGCCTTTCGGCGGTCGGCTGGGAGGGTAAAGGCGAATCGGTATGGGTGGGACATTTTCTGTGCTATCTCCTTCCGCGCTGGGCGGAGCTGGCCAGGACCGTGGGTGACGGCGAGCGCGCGGCACAGTACCTGCAGGCGGCCCAAGACCTGCAGGCTGCCATCAACAGGTGGGCCTGGGACGGCCAGTGGTATTTCCGGGCGACCTGCGACGATGGGACGGTGATCGGCGGCAGTGCGTGCAATGAAGGCCAGATATTCCTGAACGCTCAAACATGGTCGATCATCGCCGGGGTCTGCCCTCCCGAGCGCCGTAGGCAACTTATGCGGACGGTCCGGGACCGGCTCTATACGGCAGCCGGGCCGGTGCTGCTCCGTCCGGCATACACCGTGCCGGATGAACGGATTGGATACCTCACCCGTTACGCTCCCGGGGTGCGGGAGAACGGGGGTGTGTATCTCCACGCGGCAACGTGGGCGATCTGGGCCGAGTGCCTGCTCGGCCGCGCAGAGCAAGCCTGGAGACTTGTTCAGAGCATCTCTCCTTGCATTCGTGCACTGGACGCTGAACTGTACCGCGCCGAGCCATACGTAACGCCCGGGAACATCGATGGCCCGGACTCGCCGCACTTCGGGCGCGGGGGGTGGACGTGGTACACCGGATCGGCCGCCTGGCTGTTCCGGGTGGTTGCGGAGTGGTTGCTGGGAGTCCGTCCCGCCAGGGAAGGACTGCGAGTTGCCCCCTGCATCCCTGAGGACTGGGACGGTTTTCGGGTGTACCGTCGCTTCCGTGGAGCGGGCTACCAGATCGCTGTTTCCAGAAATGGTGAGGGGGGGAAGCTTATGGTGGACGGCCGCCCTGTTGCAGGGGACATTGTGCCAGCATTCCACGACGGGAAAGACCATCAGGTCGAACTCCTGTTGTAGCTACAGCGCGCCCCTGATGCGGAGTTGAGAAACGTGTCGGTTCTATTGACGGGGCTTCCGCCTTCGCCCTATAATCTCGCCGCCGGCTGCGGCCCAAAGGCTGCGATTGAGACCGGGAGGAGAAGGGGCTGAAATGAACCTTAAGACTGCGAAGCGCGCAGGGCTGAGCCTGGCGCTGCTCATCCTCGTATGCGAAGCTGCTGTGGCATACAGCATCGTGAACGTGCCCACTGCCAACCAGGCGGCTTTGCGGGAAGTTAACCTTGCCTACTACAGCATGTCTGTGGACAGGCTGCCGGTCACGCACAAGGACATCATCATTATCTACTCCACGGTAGCGCCGAACCTCGAGGTGGAGTACTTCCACATCAATATCAACAAGGGGGCTCCCTCGCAGAATCTGGTGAACGCCAGCTACAGGTTGGTGAGCGAAACGGCGCAGATCCCGGACGTAGTGGTGGGCGCCAAGAATATCTTCGAGGACGACCACTCGCCCAATCCCGATGAGCAGAAGCGCTCCTATTACATCGCCACCGCAAAGACCCTGAACCCGCCGAAGCCGGGAGCCGCCTGGCAGCCCGTGGTGCGTCTGCACGTGAACTACGGCACCCGGGAGCACAGGGGACTGTTCGGTGGTGTCCAGATCGCGGTCACGCCGCAGCTGGGGATCGCGGCAATGAAGTTCTCCAGCTCACCCTATGTGGACACCTTTTTCGGCAACTCGATGGAATATGCCGTCGTTTACTCGCTCGGGAAAGGGCGTCCCACGCTGAAGGCGGGCACTCTGGGCCGCCACGAATGGGTGGGACTGGATTACAGCATCTTCTTCTGAAGTAGCTGTCTCTTGCACCCTGGCTCCGCGAAACAGCCACCTTGCCTTCCGGGAGGCTTGCGCGGATCCATTTGTTCCCGGGAAAGGATCTTCTGGAGTGAGTTGTCCGGACTTGCGCATTGCGGCGGCTTTGCTGATCGCCGCAGCAGTTCCCGTGGTTCTCCCGCTACCAGTGACGGCTGACGTGAGGACCGCGGCGCTGTTCTCCGACGGGGCCGTGCTTCAGAGGCAGCGGCCCGTTCCGGTGTGGGGATGGGGCGACGAGGGTGAGAATGTTACCGTCCACTTCAACGGACAGCAAAAATCAACAACCGTCCGGGGAGGCAGGTGGATGGTTCGGCTGGATCCGATGGAGGCGGGAGGTCCGTTTACCCTTACGATTCGCGGCCGCAACACCGTGGAAGTGCGGGATGTGCTGGTGGGCGAGGTCTGGGTGTGCAGCGGGCAGTCGAACATGCAGTGGCCCATGAAGCTGTCTGACATGCCGGAGCCGGATACCATCCAGAAGTCCGCAGACCCGCAAATGCGCCTGTTTACCGTGCCTCGGCGCGCAGCGGACACGCCGCAGTCCGATGTGCAGTCGCGTTGGGAACCTTGCGATCCCTCCACGGTGCCAGATTTCTCTGCCGTTGGCTATTTCTTCGGACGAATGTTGAGAAAAGAGCTTGGTGTGCCGGTTGGCCTTATAAGTACTAACTACGGGGGCACCCCTGCCCAGGCGTGGACAAGTTGTCCGGTGCTTCGGTTCGATCCGCTTCTCCGCAACCTGCTGGAACGCCAAGAGAAGGCTGTCGCCGAATATCCTGCCAGGCTGGCCGAGTGGCGCAGGGTGATGGATGCGCATCGGCAGGAGGTGGAGAAGGCCCGACAGGAGGGCCGCGAGCCCCCGCGTCCGCCCGCTCAGCCGCAGAATCCGGCAGAGTCTCCGCAGAGGCCCTGTGGTCTTTACAACGCGATGATCGCACCCCTCATCCCCTATGCCATCCGGGGCGTCATTTGGTATCAGGGCGAATCCAACGCGGGAGAAGCGTGGCTGTACCGCAGGCTGTTTCCGGCGATGATCCGCAACTGGCGCGCCAACTGGGGACAGGGAGACTTTCCGTTCCTGTTCGTGCAACTTGCTCCCTATACCAAGATCAAGCCGGAGCCCGGCGACAGTAAATGGGCGGAGCTCCGGGAGGCCCAGCTTCTGACCGCTCTAAACGTGCCGAACACGGCGATGGCGGTCATCACGGATCTTGGTGACGAGGACGATATTCATCCTAAGCGCAAGGCGCCCGTCGGAGAGCGACTGGCCCTCGCCGCGCTTGCGAAGGCTTACGGGCGGAACGTGGAGTATTCCGGGCCCGTATACCGGACAATGCAGACCGAAGGAAGCCGCGTGCGGCTAAGTTTCGACCACGCGGAGGGGGGCCTAGTGGTCCACGGTGACCGCCTGACCGGGTTTACCATCGCCGGAGCGGACGGTCGCTTTGTGAATGCGCAAGCGCGTGTGGAAGGCAACCAGGTCATCGTGTGGAGCCCACAGGTCCCCAGACCGGCCGCCGTGCGCTTCGGGTGGGCGGATTATCCTGTTGTGAATCTCTACAACAGGGCCGGTCTTCCCGCCTCACCGTTCCGGACGGATGACTTCTTGATGGTGACTGGGCCGCGCAGCTAGGCCGGCATCTGTGCGGCCGCCGGACACACAGTCTGGCGGCCGCTCCGTCTTTCCGCCGGTGTCCTCACGGAAGATGACGGGTGGTGGGGCAGCGCCGCCACGCGTCCAGCCTCCTGAAGCCCTCGGCATAATCCACTCCGCAAGCCAGACCCCGGAAGCGTCCCTGCACGCGGATCATATCCAGGATGTCAATCCCGTCGTGGTCCTTCAGCCACCGGACCTGACTCTGATGGCAGTTCATCATAGCGAGCTTATCTTCGATGACTTCCGTGATGTCCACGTATTCCGTCGGAATGAACGCCGCGCCGGCCAGGCTGTCCATATAGTAAAGGGGCGGGATCCCGTCCGTCCGCTCGTGAGCGGTCTCCACGTGGGGCAGGGAGGCCATGAATGAGCTCACGAAAACCAGTTCCGAAACGATCCGGTGATCCAGATGATAGTCGTCGGGGTTGTGCGTGATGACCACATCGGGACGCGCCTGTCGCATCATATCAATGAACATCATCCGGGTCGCGTGGTCGTGGTAAATGAACTCGTCGTGGATATCCAGCCAGATTAGCTCTGCCCCGCAGACTCTGGCGGATGCTTCGGCTTCCTTTTTGCGTATCTCTTTCAACTCCGGTGGGGGAATGACCATGTGACCCTGCTCGCCGTTAGTGGCGACGCAGATGACCACCTGGTGTCCCTCCCGGGCGTAGCGCAGCAACGTTCCGGCGCACAGGATCTCGATATCATCGGGGTGGGCGCCCACAGCCAGTATTCTCAACGTCGTGCATCCTCCTTCTTGTGTCTCTCGTGCCAGCCCGCAATGCCAGCCAATAGCTCAGGCCGGCACGGGAAAACCTAGTCGTAGATACCCTCGCGTCGCCACACGTCCAGAATGAGCTCATAGCGAGACAGGCGCATTCCAGTGTAGATGCAGTTGCTGGTGGAGAAAATGTAGCCGTAGCCGGGCATTCCGTGGCGCAGGGCGTAACGGGCGGACTCGACACAGTCTTCGTCCGTTCCTGTGTCCAGCAGTCCGCAGTTCACGTTGCCAATCAGGCACAACCGTTGACCGTAAAGCCGCTTCACCTCCGCGATGTCCACTCCCGCCTGGGGATCAAGGGAATGCAGCGCGTGAGGACCGGCTTCCACGAGTTGATCAATGATGGGCATGATATTCCCGTCGGTGTGCTTTATGGTGTAGAACCCCATCTCCCTATAGCCCATGATGATCTGCTTCAGATACGGCGCCACAAACTCCGCGAACTGATCCGGACTGAGGAAGGGACCCGAATTCAGGCAGTAGTCCGAACAGAGGGCGAAGCCGTCCAAGCAGCCGTGTTCCCGCAGAACACGTGCTCGCTCCAGTGCCGCGTCCACCATTCTCGAAGCCTCGTCCTTGATGCCTGCAGGATCGTCCGCAATCCGGTAGCTGAATTCCACCATCCGATCCCCCGGCGGTATGCCGTAGGTAGCGTCGCCATGGAGCATCAGGAAATACTTTAGACCGGACCGTTGACGGATGACATCCAGGAGCCGCCGCGTTTCATCAAGGTCGCCAGGGTTCGGGTGCACGAAGATCGCATCGTGCTGAAAGCGCTCAGCAGTGGCGATGAAGACGTCGGCCATATCCTGTCGATGTAGCTGGCGCTCCTTCTCCTGCATCTGATCCCACTGCCCGTAAGCCCGGTGCAGGGGATGCACCTTCCCGAACGCTTCCATGGTGAGGAAAAAGACCAGCTCGAAATGCGGCACGCGCCCCTTGAGAGGCCTGCGCTCTAGCGCGGCAATGAAACGTTCACGCGGCATAAAGTCCTGGCCGACCGTTGTGTCCTGCAATTGATCTCCTTGGTTGCGACAAACCGCCTAGAGATAATGGATCCTGTCGCGGTACTGCTCCAGCAGACGCGCGTTGTATTCGTCGCCTCCGTCCAGATTGGCGCTCCTGAAGACTGGCGGCTCAATGCCCCTCGCAAGGCAGATCTCCACCACCTCGACTGTGAGCGCATTCACCAGGGCGATCCCAGTGAGCGAAGAGAGGGGACCAATCCGCTGAGGGCATCCGGGAACCTCCACGGCCGCGTCTCCGACAGGCGCTCCGTTGTCCAGGACAACGTCACACAGGTCCGGCAGCTTGAGTCCCGAGGAGTCGCGACTTGATACCGCCGACGAATATGCAACCGAGGTCACTCCGATGACCTTAATCTGCTGCTCGCGGGCTGCGCGCGCCATATCCACAACCACCGGGTTCCGGCCGGATGTGGAGGCGATGATCAGGACATCTCCGGCCGACGCAGGCGATGAGAGGAGCAGCTCCCGCCCGAGTCCCGGAATCCTTTCGAATCGCGAGGTGGCCGTCACGGGTCGGACGGAAAGGTTCATTCCGTGAGGATAGATAGGGTTGACCAGCATCAATCCGCCGGTCCGATACACCATCTCTTCCGCAATCATGAACGAGTGGCTGGCCCCGAATGCGAACAGGCTGTTTCCCTGGGCAATAGCATCAGCAATGATGCAGGCAGCCTTGTGAAGATTGTCTTTCTGCCCTGTCCGAATCTTCTGCAAAGCTCCGGCGGCCGCGTCAAAATAGCTCTCCATCGGCATAAGGTCAGTAGCCCCTCTCGTTGTAGCGCTGAAGGCACTGCTCGTAATGGGCCGGACCCTCAGGACGGTTCACGCTTACGAAGACCGTGGGCGGGTCGCCCTCTGCCGCCATCTTCTCCATCACCGTCCCCCAGAGCATCCAGCCCAGGACGGTCATCGCCACGCCGGAGAGAGGAATGGCTTTGACCTCCAGTCCCGGAACGTCCACGCAGGCATCCCCGTAAGGAACGCCGATATCCAGCACAATATCCGCAGCATCGCCCAGCTTCTTGCCGGACGGATGCTGGGACTCTACGCGCGACGAATACTCCTTTGAGACCAGGGCAATAACGCTGACACCCTTCTTCTGGCACGCCAGCGCCATCTCCACGGCCTGACGGCTCCTGCCAGATACCGAGGACAGCAACATCACGTCGCCTGCCTTCAAAGGGCTCTGTGAGACCGCAAAGCGGACGCGAGCCAGATCGGAGTCAGGGTCAGAAGAACGTTGCTGTCGGATGCAGTCGGGCAGCGGGGCCTGGAGGCTTATCGCAAAGGAGAACCGCTGGACCGCCGCCAACCCGCCTGCTCGATTGATGAAATCTCCTTCCGTCCCGTGCCCGATGTTATGGCAGAATACGGCGCCGCCGGAACGGAGCGCCTGGACCACCAGATCCGCGGCGCGGTTTACCTGCTCCATCTGGGTGGATCCAAGGAAATCCAGAAGCTCCCGCACCCGATCCAGATACATCAGAGCCACCATAGCGTCATCCCCCTTGTGCCGCGGGCAGCGCTTCACGAAAGAGCTCGCCAGCGGTATTGAGCAACCTGGCTCGCCGTGCGGGATAGTCTTCTACAGAGATCTCCCTGAGAATGACCAGCGCAGCCCCGATCACGGGTGGCTGTCTGACCTGCACGACCTCCAGAGCCGGAGCTTGCTCCGCGAGAACCGCCTTCACATGCTCAGCGTAAAGACGCGAGTTCGCCCCCACACCGCCCGACAGAGCCACCGTGCACGGCGTGGCGATCAGGCCGACGCTTTCGGCGGCGTCCCGGATGGTCTGGGCGAGATCGGCGGCTGCCGACTGGAGGATCCTCAGAGCGATGGAATCTCCCTTTTCGGCTTCCTGGTCCACGATGCGCGCCAGGGCCGCGATCTCCGCCCGGTCTCTGCGTTCCAGCGAATAATCCACAAGCCTCCAC
The sequence above is drawn from the Armatimonadota bacterium genome and encodes:
- a CDS encoding LacI family transcriptional regulator encodes the protein MEDLGFRPNSAARRLAGSADRRIGLLLPFFGSMFSSFYVYEIIRGVGQVVSERDTELLLHFQHEDRNGHNLRRRLTANGALGGWVIADEMVDDGLLEEVREAGIPFVLLNRESSVPWSSWATVDNRGAAEAVVEYLVSLGHTFIATLTGPLHQPPARERLEGFQAAMAARGLEVPDGWVARCDFQRQLAAEETVRMLRERPRPTAIFAASDLMAAGAYEAASSLGLRIPEDLSVVGFDDDFIAAQLIPRLTTVRQPLQDAARAATSWLLDHLEERNGQPLRVRLPAFLVERDSCAPPSRADNSKGSRP
- a CDS encoding glycosyl transferase — encoded protein: MNAAVAGRLSAAGRTRFGHFSEDGREFVIRRPDTPRPWVNVLCNDDPGYGCIWSQAGGGYSWLVNAELNRITFWQQDLIRDDRGRFIYLQDARTGELWSAGYQPVRRKPEAFECRHGAGYSVLSSQNSGVLSRLTVFVPPAAPLEVWLLEVANFSGAPRDILVTSYLEWCLGTAHDTHREFHRIFIETEFIRERSAILARKRLWAIPNALGQGWNRNWEGTAFHACSLPVAAFECDREVFVGRYGSLESPAALTNGRMAGTSGRWGDPIASLQAPLRLGPGESAELVFVLGAANSDAVALSLAEQYCNVKRAAEALRETQLWWRNRLDGYSAETPDPGLNALLNTWLRYQAMAGRLWGRSGYYQPGGAYGFRDQLQDSLVFLPTEPDRTRRQILLHAAHQFSAGHVFHWWQPIAESGAHSRFSDDLLWLPFAVLAYIRETGDTAILNFQAPFVDGPSDTIRNHCERALDLALSRRSPRGLPLMGEGDWNDGLSAVGWEGKGESVWVGHFLCYLLPRWAELARTVGDGERAAQYLQAAQDLQAAINRWAWDGQWYFRATCDDGTVIGGSACNEGQIFLNAQTWSIIAGVCPPERRRQLMRTVRDRLYTAAGPVLLRPAYTVPDERIGYLTRYAPGVRENGGVYLHAATWAIWAECLLGRAEQAWRLVQSISPCIRALDAELYRAEPYVTPGNIDGPDSPHFGRGGWTWYTGSAAWLFRVVAEWLLGVRPAREGLRVAPCIPEDWDGFRVYRRFRGAGYQIAVSRNGEGGKLMVDGRPVAGDIVPAFHDGKDHQVELLL
- a CDS encoding 9-O-acetylesterase → MSCPDLRIAAALLIAAAVPVVLPLPVTADVRTAALFSDGAVLQRQRPVPVWGWGDEGENVTVHFNGQQKSTTVRGGRWMVRLDPMEAGGPFTLTIRGRNTVEVRDVLVGEVWVCSGQSNMQWPMKLSDMPEPDTIQKSADPQMRLFTVPRRAADTPQSDVQSRWEPCDPSTVPDFSAVGYFFGRMLRKELGVPVGLISTNYGGTPAQAWTSCPVLRFDPLLRNLLERQEKAVAEYPARLAEWRRVMDAHRQEVEKARQEGREPPRPPAQPQNPAESPQRPCGLYNAMIAPLIPYAIRGVIWYQGESNAGEAWLYRRLFPAMIRNWRANWGQGDFPFLFVQLAPYTKIKPEPGDSKWAELREAQLLTALNVPNTAMAVITDLGDEDDIHPKRKAPVGERLALAALAKAYGRNVEYSGPVYRTMQTEGSRVRLSFDHAEGGLVVHGDRLTGFTIAGADGRFVNAQARVEGNQVIVWSPQVPRPAAVRFGWADYPVVNLYNRAGLPASPFRTDDFLMVTGPRS
- a CDS encoding GlcNAc-PI de-N-acetylase translates to MRILAVGAHPDDIEILCAGTLLRYAREGHQVVICVATNGEQGHMVIPPPELKEIRKKEAEASARVCGAELIWLDIHDEFIYHDHATRMMFIDMMRQARPDVVITHNPDDYHLDHRIVSELVFVSSFMASLPHVETAHERTDGIPPLYYMDSLAGAAFIPTEYVDITEVIEDKLAMMNCHQSQVRWLKDHDGIDILDMIRVQGRFRGLACGVDYAEGFRRLDAWRRCPTTRHLP
- a CDS encoding UPF0309 protein, whose translation is MVALMYLDRVRELLDFLGSTQMEQVNRAADLVVQALRSGGAVFCHNIGHGTEGDFINRAGGLAAVQRFSFAISLQAPLPDCIRQQRSSDPDSDLARVRFAVSQSPLKAGDVMLLSSVSGRSRQAVEMALACQKKGVSVIALVSKEYSSRVESQHPSGKKLGDAADIVLDIGVPYGDACVDVPGLEVKAIPLSGVAMTVLGWMLWGTVMEKMAAEGDPPTVFVSVNRPEGPAHYEQCLQRYNERGY